A stretch of the Capsicum annuum cultivar UCD-10X-F1 chromosome 8, UCD10Xv1.1, whole genome shotgun sequence genome encodes the following:
- the LOC107838766 gene encoding aspartokinase 2, chloroplastic isoform X2, translated as MATLSHFCGIKSPYPTLFLRSVHFPQLDFVAIVPFASTPSKSLKASCFERVHRVICKAQAADVVNPKEPKNESFGEVPGELTCVMKFGGSSVASAERMREVADLILSFPEERPVIVLSAMGKTTNNLLLAGEKAESCGVSNVSDMKELAYVKELHLRTIDELGIESSTISKHLLELEQLLNGIALMKELTPRARDYLVSFGECMSTRIFAAYLNKRGVKARQYDAFEMGIITTDDFTNADILEATYPAVAKRLTGDWMSDPAIPIVTGFLGKGWRTCAITTLGRGGSDLTATTIGKALGLREIQVWKDVDGVLTCDPNIYPRAETVPYLTFDEAAELAYFGAQVLHPQSMRPAREGDIPVRVKNSYNPKAPGTVIVKTRDMSKAVLTSIVLKRNVTMLDIASTRMLGQFGFLAKVFSIFEDLGISVDVVATSEVSISLTLDPSKLWSRELIQQELDHVVEELEKIAVVNLLQNRAIISLIGNVQRSSLILEKAFHVMRTNGVNVQMISQGASKVNISLIVNDDEAEQCVRALHESFFESDLSELGWENRSGNGYVTTPLSTTSN; from the exons ATGGCAACCTTGTCACATTTTTGTGGGATTAAATCTCCCTACCCAACTTTATTCCTAAGAAGCGTGCATTTCCCACAGCTTGATTTTGTGGCTATTGTCCCCTTTGCTTCTACACCAAGTAAATCTTTGAAGGCTTCTTGTTTTGAAAGAGTGCATAGAGTGATATGTAAAGCACAAGCAGCCGATGTAGTTAATCCCAAAGAGCCCAAGAATGAATCTTTTGGGGAGGTTCCCGGTGAATTAACCTGCGTTATGAAGTTTGGTGGTTCATCAGTAGCATCAGCCGAAAGAATGAGAGAAGTAGCTGATCTTATTCTTAGCTTTCCGGAAGAGAGACCTGTTATTGTTCTCTCCGCAATGGGAAAGACAACAAACAACCTTTTGTTG GCTGGTGAAAAGGCTGAGAGCTGTGGTGTTTCCAATGTTTCCGATATGAAAGAATTGGCTTATGTAAAAGAGCTCCATCTTAG GACAATAGACGAACTTGGAATAGAGAGTTCTACCATTTCAA AGCATCTACTTGAACTGGAACAACTTTTGAATGGAATTGCTTTGATGAAAGAGTTGACTCCACGAGCAAGGGATTACTTGGTCTCCTTTGGAGAGTGCATGTCCACAAGAATATTTGCCGCATATTTGAATAAACGTGGTGTAAAAGCCCGCcaa TATGATGCATTTGAGATGGGTATTATAACTACTGATGATTTTACTAATGCGGATATATTGGAAGCAACTTATCCTGCTGTTGCAAAGAGATTAACTGGTGATTGGATGAGTGATCCTGCGATCCCTATTGTCACTGGGTTTCTTGGAAAG GGTTGGAGGACTTGTGCTATCACTACACTAGGTAGGGGTGGTAGTGACTTGACTGCAACGACAATTGGAAAAGCATTAGGATTACGTGAAATTCAG GTCTGGAAGGATGTTGATGGTGTCTTGACATGTGATCCCAACATATATCCACGGGCAGAGACCGTGCCATATCTAACTTTTGACGAGGCAGCTGAACTTGCATACTTCGGCGCACAG GTCCTTCATCCACAGTCCATGCGGCCTGCTAGAGAGGGTGATATTCCTGTTAGGGTTAAAAACTCGTATAATCCTAAAGCTCCCGGTACCGTTATTGTTAAAACAAGAGATATGAGTAAG GCGGTACTTACAAGTATTGTTCTGAAACGAAATGTAACCATGTTGGATATCGCTAGTACCCGTATGCTTGGTCAATTTGGCTTCCTTGCAAAG GTTTTCTCCATCTTTGAAGATTTAGGGATATCTGTTGATGTCGTTGCGACAAGTGAAGTTAGTATTTCCTTGACGTTGGACCCATCAAAACTTTGGAGCAGAGAACTAATTCAACAG GAGCTTGATCACGTTGTAGAAGAACTAGAGAAAATTGCAGTTGTGAATCTACTTCAAAACCGAGCAATCATCTCTCTGATTGGGAACGTCCAGAGGTCGTCGTTGATTCTGGAAAAG GCTTTCCACGTTATGCGTACCAATGGGGTCAATGTTCAAATGATCTCTCAAGGTGCATCCAAG GTCAATATCTCGTTGATAGTAAATGACGATGAAGCGGAACAATGTGTAAGGGCTCTCCACGAATCCTTCTTTGAGAGTGATCTTTCTGAACTAGGCTGGGAAAATCGATCAGGAAATGGCTACGTTACTACTCCCTTGTCCACGACGTCCAATTGA
- the LOC107838768 gene encoding loganic acid O-methyltransferase produces the protein MAESFPMNGGNGVYSYTKNSLLQRNVADNAKLMVREAIIENLDIQTKTFVIVDMGCSVGPNTFFAMQNVVQAIKHKYHSTCSQIEFHVFFNDHVTNDFNVLFESLFSDHQKTYFAAAIPGSFYGRLFPSRSIHVAYSCYALQWLSRVPKGLIDKKNKGRIHYDGASIDVWNAYVDQFEKDMEVFLSARANEMVHGGLIVLVLPSIPSEQHSKIGYRIFTFVESSLIDMVNEGIVEESLVDSFNLPLYFPSDEDMTKVVEKNGCFSIEKLEITCLQCNIDAKSFIIHIRAGFEGIFTKHFGSKITYEIFERTLGKIEEIEAWLETEYYKTTRQLFMVLKCKKLIL, from the exons ATGGCAGAGTCTTTCCCCATGAATGGTGGTAATGGTGTATATAGCTACACCAAAAACTCCTTATTGcag AGAAATGTTGCAGATAATGCAAAGTTGATGGTGAGAGAGGCAATTATTGAAAATCTTGATATACAAACCAAAACATTTGTTATTGTAGACATGGGATGTTCAGTTGGACCAAACACATTTTTTGCAATGCAAAATGTAGTACAAGCCATAAAACATAAGTACCACTCTACATGTTCTCAAATcgaatttcatgtttttttcaACGATCATGTCACCAATGATTTCAACGTCCTGTTCGAATCGCTCTTTTCCGATCATCAGAAGACATATTTTGCAGCTGCAATACCCGGTTCTTTCTATGGACGATTGTTCCCCTCGCGCTCTATTCATGTCGCGTATTCTTGTTACGCGTTACAATGGTTGTCTAGGGTGCCAAAGGGGTTGATAGATAAGAAGAATAAAGGAAGAATTCACTATGATGGTGCTTCTATTGATGTGTGGAATGCATATGTTGATCAATTTGAGAAAGATATGGAAGTGTTCTTGAGTGCAAGGGCAAATGAGATGGTTCATGGAGGTTTAATTGTTCTTGTTTTGCCATCTATTCCAAGTGAACAACATTCCAAAATTGGATATAGGATATTCACATTTGTTGAGTCAAGTCTTATTGATATGGTCAATGAG GGAATCGTAGAGGAATCTCTAGTTGACTCATTCAATTTGCCATTATATTTTCCCTCTGACGAAGACATGACTAAAGTGGTGGAGAAAAATGGATGTTTTAGCATAGAGAAATTGGAAATAACATGTCTCCAATGTAATATTGATGCAAAAAGTTTTATAATTCATATAAGAGCTGGTTTTGAAGGAATATTTACCAAACATTTTGGAAGTAAAATTacatatgaaatatttgagaggACTTTGGGAAAAATTGAAGAGATTGAGGCATGGTTGGAAACTGAATATTACAAGACTACAAGGCAATTGTTCATGGttttgaaatgtaaaaaattaattttgtaa
- the LOC107838767 gene encoding LOW QUALITY PROTEIN: loganic acid O-methyltransferase (The sequence of the model RefSeq protein was modified relative to this genomic sequence to represent the inferred CDS: deleted 1 base in 1 codon): MLREAIIENLDVQTKTFVIVDMGCSVGPNTFFAMQNVVQAIKHKYHSTSPEFEFLVFFNDHVKNNFNILFDSLFPIIRRHIFAAAIPGSFYGRLFPSRSIHVAYSCYALHWLSVAPKGLIDMKNKRRIHYDGASIDVWNAYFDQFEKDMGVFLSARANEMVHGGLIVVILPALPSEQYYKIGYKLFTFLESSLIDMVNEGILEEFLVDSFNLPLYFPSDEDMTKVVEKNGCFSIERMEMTCFQSTIDAKSHIRHHRAGLEKVFNKHFGSKITDEMFERSLANTNELSAWLETEYSKTTRQLFMVLKCKN; this comes from the exons ATGCTTAGAGAAGCAATTATTGAAAATCTTGATGTACAAACCAAAACATTTGTTATTGTAGACATGGGATGTTCAGTTGGACCAAACACATTTTTTGCAATGCAAAATGTTGTACAAGCCATAAAACATAAGTACCATTCTACAAGTCctgaatttgaatttcttgttttctTCAATGATCATGTCAAGAACAACTTCAATATCCTATTCGATTCGCTATTT CCGATCATCAGAAGACATATTTTCGCAGCTGCAATTCCCGGTTCTTTCTATGGCCGATTGTTCCCCTCGCGCTCTATTCATGTCGCGTATTCTTGTTACGCGTTACATTGGTTGTCTGTGGCACCAAAGGGGTTGATAGATATgaagaataaaagaagaattcACTATGATGGTGCTTCTATTGATGTATGGAATGCATATTTTGATCAATTTGAAAAGGACATGGGAGTATTCTTGAGTGCAAGGGCAAATGAGATGGTTCATGGAGGCTTAATTGTTGTTATTTTGCCAGCTCTTCCAAGTGAACAATACTACAAAATTGGATATAAGTTGTTCACATTTCTTGAGTCTAGTCTTATTGATATGGTCAATGAG GGTATTTTAGAGGAATTTCTAGTTGACTCATTCAATTTGCCATTGTATTTTCCCTCTGATGAAGACATGACTAAAGTGGTTGAGAAAAATGGATGTTTTAGCATAGAGAGAATGGAAATGACATGTTTTCAATCTACCATTGATGCAAAAAGTcacataagacatcatagagctgGTTTAGAAAAAGTATTCAACAAACATTTTGGAAGTAAAATTACAGATGAAATGTTTGAGAGGAGTTTGGCAAATACTAATGAGCTTTCTGCATGGTTGGAAACTGAATACTCCAAGACTACAAGGCAGTTGTTCATGGTTTTGAAATGTAAAAATTAA
- the LOC107838766 gene encoding aspartokinase 2, chloroplastic isoform X1 produces MATLSHFCGIKSPYPTLFLRSVHFPQLDFVAIVPFASTPSKSLKASCFERVHRVICKAQAADVVNPKEPKNESFGEVPGELTCVMKFGGSSVASAERMREVADLILSFPEERPVIVLSAMGKTTNNLLLAGEKAESCGVSNVSDMKELAYVKELHLRTIDELGIESSTISKHLLELEQLLNGIALMKELTPRARDYLVSFGECMSTRIFAAYLNKRGVKARQYDAFEMGIITTDDFTNADILEATYPAVAKRLTGDWMSDPAIPIVTGFLGKGWRTCAITTLGRGGSDLTATTIGKALGLREIQVWKDVDGVLTCDPNIYPRAETVPYLTFDEAAELAYFGAQVLHPQSMRPAREGDIPVRVKNSYNPKAPGTVIVKTRDMSKAVLTSIVLKRNVTMLDIASTRMLGQFGFLAKVFSIFEDLGISVDVVATSEVSISLTLDPSKLWSRELIQQASELDHVVEELEKIAVVNLLQNRAIISLIGNVQRSSLILEKAFHVMRTNGVNVQMISQGASKVNISLIVNDDEAEQCVRALHESFFESDLSELGWENRSGNGYVTTPLSTTSN; encoded by the exons ATGGCAACCTTGTCACATTTTTGTGGGATTAAATCTCCCTACCCAACTTTATTCCTAAGAAGCGTGCATTTCCCACAGCTTGATTTTGTGGCTATTGTCCCCTTTGCTTCTACACCAAGTAAATCTTTGAAGGCTTCTTGTTTTGAAAGAGTGCATAGAGTGATATGTAAAGCACAAGCAGCCGATGTAGTTAATCCCAAAGAGCCCAAGAATGAATCTTTTGGGGAGGTTCCCGGTGAATTAACCTGCGTTATGAAGTTTGGTGGTTCATCAGTAGCATCAGCCGAAAGAATGAGAGAAGTAGCTGATCTTATTCTTAGCTTTCCGGAAGAGAGACCTGTTATTGTTCTCTCCGCAATGGGAAAGACAACAAACAACCTTTTGTTG GCTGGTGAAAAGGCTGAGAGCTGTGGTGTTTCCAATGTTTCCGATATGAAAGAATTGGCTTATGTAAAAGAGCTCCATCTTAG GACAATAGACGAACTTGGAATAGAGAGTTCTACCATTTCAA AGCATCTACTTGAACTGGAACAACTTTTGAATGGAATTGCTTTGATGAAAGAGTTGACTCCACGAGCAAGGGATTACTTGGTCTCCTTTGGAGAGTGCATGTCCACAAGAATATTTGCCGCATATTTGAATAAACGTGGTGTAAAAGCCCGCcaa TATGATGCATTTGAGATGGGTATTATAACTACTGATGATTTTACTAATGCGGATATATTGGAAGCAACTTATCCTGCTGTTGCAAAGAGATTAACTGGTGATTGGATGAGTGATCCTGCGATCCCTATTGTCACTGGGTTTCTTGGAAAG GGTTGGAGGACTTGTGCTATCACTACACTAGGTAGGGGTGGTAGTGACTTGACTGCAACGACAATTGGAAAAGCATTAGGATTACGTGAAATTCAG GTCTGGAAGGATGTTGATGGTGTCTTGACATGTGATCCCAACATATATCCACGGGCAGAGACCGTGCCATATCTAACTTTTGACGAGGCAGCTGAACTTGCATACTTCGGCGCACAG GTCCTTCATCCACAGTCCATGCGGCCTGCTAGAGAGGGTGATATTCCTGTTAGGGTTAAAAACTCGTATAATCCTAAAGCTCCCGGTACCGTTATTGTTAAAACAAGAGATATGAGTAAG GCGGTACTTACAAGTATTGTTCTGAAACGAAATGTAACCATGTTGGATATCGCTAGTACCCGTATGCTTGGTCAATTTGGCTTCCTTGCAAAG GTTTTCTCCATCTTTGAAGATTTAGGGATATCTGTTGATGTCGTTGCGACAAGTGAAGTTAGTATTTCCTTGACGTTGGACCCATCAAAACTTTGGAGCAGAGAACTAATTCAACAGGCAAGC GAGCTTGATCACGTTGTAGAAGAACTAGAGAAAATTGCAGTTGTGAATCTACTTCAAAACCGAGCAATCATCTCTCTGATTGGGAACGTCCAGAGGTCGTCGTTGATTCTGGAAAAG GCTTTCCACGTTATGCGTACCAATGGGGTCAATGTTCAAATGATCTCTCAAGGTGCATCCAAG GTCAATATCTCGTTGATAGTAAATGACGATGAAGCGGAACAATGTGTAAGGGCTCTCCACGAATCCTTCTTTGAGAGTGATCTTTCTGAACTAGGCTGGGAAAATCGATCAGGAAATGGCTACGTTACTACTCCCTTGTCCACGACGTCCAATTGA